Proteins encoded by one window of Microbaculum marinisediminis:
- the otsB gene encoding trehalose-phosphatase, with the protein MTPDFPAPRTDWCLFLDFDGTLVEIAESPDAVRAERHLAATLTAISARLGGAVAIVSGRPIAEVERHLDHEGFPAAGLHGLEMRMRAGQPISRVDVSAPDKGIRDALASFAAGRPGLLFEDKGIALALHYRARPDLADACRDAVKDAVARHGNLQVLEGKMVFEVKPAAADKGRAVRRFMDEAPFAGRVPVFAGDDVTDEDGFRAAAAFGGFGIKIGAGETAARWRIGTVAEFLRWLVAMPGRLDRAARETAAP; encoded by the coding sequence ATGACGCCCGATTTTCCTGCGCCCCGGACGGATTGGTGCCTCTTCCTCGATTTCGACGGAACCCTCGTCGAAATCGCCGAGTCGCCGGATGCCGTCCGTGCCGAACGTCACCTTGCCGCCACACTGACGGCGATCTCTGCCCGGCTCGGGGGCGCCGTCGCGATCGTGAGCGGCCGGCCGATCGCCGAGGTCGAGCGCCACCTCGACCACGAGGGGTTTCCCGCCGCCGGTCTGCATGGTCTCGAGATGCGGATGCGCGCCGGCCAGCCGATATCGCGCGTTGACGTGAGCGCCCCCGACAAGGGAATCCGCGACGCGCTGGCATCCTTCGCCGCCGGCCGGCCCGGCCTGTTGTTCGAGGACAAGGGGATCGCGCTGGCGCTGCACTATCGCGCGCGGCCTGATCTCGCCGATGCCTGCCGAGACGCGGTGAAGGACGCCGTGGCGCGTCACGGCAATCTGCAGGTTCTCGAAGGCAAGATGGTCTTCGAGGTCAAGCCGGCGGCGGCAGACAAGGGCAGGGCAGTGCGTCGCTTCATGGACGAGGCCCCTTTCGCCGGCCGCGTCCCCGTCTTCGCCGGAGACGACGTCACCGACGAGGACGGCTTCAGGGCGGCGGCCGCGTTCGGCGGCTTCGGCATCAAGATCGGCGCGGGCGAGACGGCGGCGCGCTGGCGAATCGGTACAGTGGCCGAGTTCCTGCGCTGGCTCGTGGCGATGCCCGGCCGGCTGGATCGGGCGGCAAGGGAGACGGCAGCACCGTGA
- a CDS encoding DUF3144 domain-containing protein, translating into MNRKERRAAGKTGELDTEAFLKVANKFIELANRENQAVKATDLHMAFLYAAARYNAYVAKAILDVETHEEFVQHMVEQYTEMLRQHLADDALASPTR; encoded by the coding sequence ATGAACAGGAAGGAACGGCGCGCGGCGGGCAAGACGGGAGAGCTCGACACCGAGGCCTTCCTCAAGGTCGCCAACAAGTTCATCGAGCTGGCCAATCGCGAGAACCAGGCGGTCAAGGCGACCGATCTGCACATGGCCTTCCTCTACGCGGCGGCCCGCTACAACGCCTACGTGGCCAAGGCGATCCTCGACGTCGAGACGCACGAGGAGTTCGTCCAGCACATGGTCGAGCAATATACGGAGATGCTGCGCCAGCATCTGGCCGACGACGCGCTTGCCAGCCCGACGCGATAA
- a CDS encoding 4Fe-4S binding protein: protein MTSDRRTVLLCDCAHSMSIDVDRVRAALPDAEIGPVRTTLCRNDTEAYLSAVRAGGEVVVACTQEAPLFRELAEEAGADERVSFVNIREKAGWCADKAAAGPKMAALLAEATVAPAPAAIHTTRSEGMCLVYGRGQQALEVAQSLNGRLAVSLLMTDADGLVPPSVADVPVYRGRIVKAAGSFGAFEITVDGYAPLVPSSREAAAFVMPRDGAQSQCDVILDLSGDTALFPAPDHRDGYFRVDPNHPAAVAKAMFEITDYVGEFEKPVYVDYDADICVHSRNRIVGCTNCLDACPAGAISDMGDTISVDPGICGGCGSCSASCPTGAVSYRYPRREDLIARIQVLVSTYLAAGGTRPVLLFHDARRGAELIAAMARFGRGLPVNVLPVPLHAVTELGHDILAAAFVTGVEQMVALVDPARADEVLPLETQGTLVRSILQGLGHDADRMTILVEADPDAVETALYGLAERTPLPAAGVAAVGGKRDIGRAAIGRLHETAPQRPDVIALPDGAPYGRIVVDQDSCTLCLACVGACPMGAILDNPDKPQLRFQENACVQCGICRNTCPEDAITLEARFDFTPNALSQTVIHEEEPYACLRCGKPFGTKKTVDRIVERLQGKHWMFQSSATADLIRMCDDCRVIAQSEMGTDPFKMGERPKVRTTDDYLEARDAGKDLTVDDFLDD from the coding sequence ATGACATCGGACCGACGCACGGTCCTGTTGTGCGATTGCGCGCACAGCATGTCGATCGACGTGGATCGCGTTCGCGCGGCTCTGCCGGATGCCGAGATCGGTCCGGTCCGCACGACGCTGTGTCGCAACGATACCGAAGCCTATCTGTCCGCGGTGCGCGCCGGCGGCGAGGTGGTGGTCGCCTGCACCCAGGAAGCCCCGCTGTTCCGCGAACTCGCCGAGGAGGCCGGCGCGGACGAGCGGGTTTCCTTCGTCAACATCCGCGAAAAGGCGGGCTGGTGCGCCGACAAGGCCGCCGCAGGCCCGAAAATGGCGGCTCTGCTGGCGGAGGCGACGGTGGCGCCCGCCCCCGCCGCGATCCACACGACCCGATCGGAGGGCATGTGCCTCGTCTACGGACGCGGCCAGCAGGCGCTGGAGGTCGCGCAGTCGCTGAACGGGCGCCTTGCCGTCAGCCTGCTTATGACCGATGCGGACGGACTGGTGCCGCCGTCGGTCGCCGATGTGCCCGTCTATCGCGGCCGGATCGTCAAGGCGGCGGGCTCGTTCGGCGCCTTCGAGATCACCGTGGACGGCTACGCGCCGCTCGTTCCCTCGTCGCGCGAGGCGGCGGCCTTCGTCATGCCGCGCGACGGCGCCCAGTCGCAATGCGACGTGATCCTCGATTTGAGCGGCGATACCGCCCTGTTCCCGGCACCGGACCATCGCGACGGCTATTTCCGCGTCGACCCGAACCATCCCGCGGCCGTGGCCAAGGCGATGTTCGAGATCACCGACTATGTCGGCGAGTTCGAGAAGCCCGTCTATGTCGACTACGATGCGGATATCTGCGTCCATTCGCGCAACCGGATCGTCGGCTGCACCAACTGCCTCGACGCCTGCCCGGCGGGCGCCATTTCCGACATGGGCGACACGATCTCCGTCGACCCGGGCATCTGCGGCGGCTGCGGCTCGTGCAGCGCCTCGTGCCCGACCGGGGCTGTGAGCTACCGCTATCCGCGCCGGGAAGACCTGATCGCCCGTATCCAGGTACTCGTCTCCACCTATCTGGCGGCCGGCGGCACCCGGCCGGTCCTGCTGTTCCACGACGCACGGCGCGGCGCCGAGCTGATCGCGGCAATGGCGCGGTTCGGGCGCGGCCTGCCGGTCAACGTGCTGCCCGTGCCGCTGCACGCGGTCACCGAGCTCGGCCACGACATCCTCGCCGCCGCCTTCGTCACCGGCGTCGAGCAGATGGTCGCGCTCGTCGATCCGGCGCGGGCCGACGAGGTTCTGCCGCTGGAGACGCAAGGGACACTGGTCCGATCGATCCTGCAGGGGCTCGGCCACGACGCGGACCGCATGACGATCCTGGTCGAAGCCGATCCCGACGCCGTCGAGACAGCGCTGTATGGACTTGCAGAGCGCACGCCCCTGCCCGCAGCCGGCGTCGCGGCGGTCGGCGGCAAGCGCGACATCGGCCGGGCTGCGATCGGCAGGCTGCACGAGACTGCACCGCAGCGGCCCGACGTGATCGCCCTGCCCGACGGCGCGCCGTACGGGCGCATCGTCGTTGATCAGGACAGCTGTACGCTGTGCCTGGCCTGTGTCGGCGCCTGCCCGATGGGGGCGATCCTCGACAATCCCGACAAACCGCAATTGCGGTTCCAGGAGAACGCCTGCGTGCAATGCGGCATTTGCCGCAACACCTGCCCGGAAGATGCGATCACGCTGGAGGCGCGGTTCGACTTCACGCCGAACGCCCTGTCGCAGACGGTGATCCATGAAGAGGAGCCGTATGCCTGCCTGCGCTGCGGCAAGCCGTTCGGCACCAAGAAGACGGTCGACCGCATCGTCGAGCGGCTGCAGGGCAAGCACTGGATGTTCCAGTCGTCCGCGACCGCCGACCTGATCCGCATGTGCGACGACTGCCGCGTGATCGCCCAGTCCGAAATGGGCACCGATCCGTTCAAGATGGGCGAGCGGCCGAAGGTGCGGACCACCGACGACTATCTGGAAGCGCGCGATGCCGGCAAGGACCTGACGGTCGACGACTTCCTGGACGACTAG
- a CDS encoding DUF971 domain-containing protein — translation MTNDTKVWPTEIRLSKDKRTLTVTFEDGESFALSAEMLRVLSPSAEVQGHSPDQRQTVPGKKNVGVMQIHPIGNYAVRLEFDDLHSTGIYSWTYLYELGKNHDALWAAYLEELAEKGLDREPKLRH, via the coding sequence ATGACGAACGATACCAAGGTCTGGCCCACGGAAATCCGCTTGTCAAAGGACAAGCGTACGCTGACCGTCACCTTCGAGGACGGAGAGAGTTTCGCGCTGTCCGCGGAAATGCTGCGGGTGCTGAGCCCGAGCGCCGAGGTGCAGGGCCACAGCCCCGACCAGCGCCAGACCGTGCCGGGCAAGAAGAACGTCGGTGTCATGCAGATCCATCCGATCGGCAACTACGCGGTCCGGCTGGAGTTCGACGATCTCCATTCAACCGGAATCTACTCCTGGACCTATCTCTACGAGCTCGGCAAGAATCACGACGCCCTGTGGGCGGCCTATCTCGAAGAGCTCGCCGAGAAGGGCCTGGACCGCGAGCCGAAGCTGCGGCACTGA
- a CDS encoding DUF3306 domain-containing protein, whose product MADDSGFLSRWSRRKLAEKEPAGPAEAEVTADPVDDAGQAMPVVPDSPSDPLADERAEEPAGEAAEPDRHPAEDIDIESLTKESDFTIFMQKGVSAATRRRALRKLWTSDPVLANLDGLNDYEDMEYTYGISTAATSDWKLGRGFLSDKELGLEPAAEETGEPPEEPLIGADDAEAADETIIAEADPDAPADGATHDPDAVVEPDQDPVVGRGENPKQA is encoded by the coding sequence ATGGCTGACGACAGCGGTTTCCTGTCGCGCTGGTCGCGGCGCAAGCTGGCGGAGAAGGAGCCGGCCGGTCCGGCCGAAGCCGAGGTGACCGCGGATCCGGTCGATGATGCCGGGCAGGCGATGCCGGTGGTGCCGGACTCGCCATCGGATCCGCTGGCCGACGAACGGGCGGAGGAGCCGGCGGGCGAAGCGGCCGAACCGGACCGCCACCCGGCCGAGGACATCGACATCGAGAGCCTGACCAAGGAGTCCGACTTCACGATCTTCATGCAGAAGGGCGTTTCGGCCGCAACCCGCCGCAGGGCCCTGCGCAAGCTCTGGACCAGCGACCCGGTCCTCGCCAATCTCGACGGCCTCAACGACTACGAGGACATGGAATACACCTACGGCATCAGCACCGCGGCGACGTCCGACTGGAAGCTCGGCCGGGGGTTCCTGTCCGACAAGGAGCTCGGCCTGGAGCCGGCAGCCGAAGAGACCGGAGAGCCCCCGGAAGAACCCCTTATCGGGGCAGACGACGCCGAGGCGGCAGACGAGACCATCATCGCCGAGGCCGATCCCGATGCGCCGGCGGACGGTGCGACGCACGATCCGGACGCGGTCGTGGAGCCGGACCAGGACCCGGTCGTGGGCCGCGGCGAGAACCCGAAGCAGGCCTGA
- the otsA gene encoding alpha,alpha-trehalose-phosphate synthase (UDP-forming): MSRLVVVSNRVGPVRESAKAGGLAVAIVDALRAQGGVWYGWSGDVTPEGTHGMLKTEQAGRISLMTLDIDQADYEGYYAGFSNRTLWPIFHYRLDLAQFDRELEKSYWTVNERFATRLYPMLQDDDVVWVHDYHFLALGAKLRAMGARQPIGFFLHIPFPVPEIIAALPGHAALVRAMLAYDVIGFQTKRDARAFIRYFEEEFGGTATADGHLTVQGRTVRVGAFPIGIDAETFRKFAMSPEAHRQGRRLKSSSEHRCHVIGVDRIDYTKGLVERFRAFSRLLEHYPENRGHVSLLQVAPASREDVDAYVDIREELERITGNVNGRFSDLHWTPIRLITRPLQRRSLAGLYRACQVGLVTPLRDGMNLVAKEYVAAQAEDDPGVLVLSRFAGAAEALDAALIVNPYDIDETAEAIQRAVIMPLDERQDRWRQLFDKVQTEDIRAWYSTFLSALGAAGHDTRDAIPEL, from the coding sequence ATGAGCCGCCTCGTCGTCGTTTCCAACCGTGTCGGGCCGGTGCGCGAATCCGCCAAGGCCGGCGGGTTGGCGGTGGCGATCGTCGATGCGCTGCGCGCGCAGGGCGGCGTCTGGTACGGCTGGTCGGGCGACGTCACCCCGGAAGGCACCCACGGCATGCTGAAGACCGAGCAGGCCGGCCGCATCTCGCTGATGACGCTCGATATCGATCAGGCCGATTACGAAGGCTACTACGCCGGTTTCTCCAACCGGACACTCTGGCCGATCTTCCACTACAGGCTCGATCTGGCCCAGTTCGATCGCGAACTCGAGAAGTCGTACTGGACGGTCAACGAACGGTTCGCCACCCGGCTCTACCCGATGCTCCAGGACGACGACGTCGTCTGGGTGCACGACTACCATTTCCTGGCGCTCGGCGCGAAGCTGCGGGCGATGGGTGCGCGCCAGCCGATCGGCTTCTTCCTGCACATTCCCTTTCCCGTGCCCGAGATCATCGCCGCGCTGCCGGGCCACGCCGCGCTGGTCCGCGCGATGCTCGCCTACGACGTCATCGGCTTCCAGACGAAGCGCGACGCCAGGGCGTTCATTCGATACTTCGAAGAGGAGTTCGGCGGAACCGCGACCGCGGATGGGCATCTGACCGTCCAGGGGCGCACGGTCAGGGTCGGCGCCTTTCCCATCGGGATCGACGCCGAGACCTTCCGCAAGTTCGCGATGTCGCCGGAAGCCCATCGCCAGGGCCGGCGGCTCAAGTCGTCTTCCGAGCACCGCTGCCACGTCATCGGCGTCGACCGGATCGACTACACGAAGGGGCTGGTGGAGCGGTTCCGGGCATTCTCGCGGCTGCTGGAGCACTATCCGGAGAACCGCGGCCATGTGTCCCTGCTGCAGGTCGCGCCGGCCTCGCGCGAGGACGTCGACGCCTATGTCGACATCCGCGAGGAGCTGGAGCGCATCACCGGCAACGTCAACGGACGTTTCTCCGACCTCCACTGGACGCCGATCCGGCTGATCACCCGACCGCTGCAGCGGCGCAGCCTCGCCGGGCTCTACCGGGCCTGCCAGGTGGGCCTCGTCACGCCGTTGCGCGACGGCATGAACCTGGTCGCCAAGGAATATGTCGCCGCCCAGGCAGAGGACGATCCCGGCGTGCTGGTGCTGTCGCGCTTTGCCGGCGCGGCCGAAGCGCTCGACGCCGCCCTGATCGTCAATCCTTATGACATCGACGAGACGGCCGAGGCGATCCAGCGCGCTGTCATCATGCCCCTCGACGAGCGCCAGGATCGCTGGCGGCAGCTCTTCGACAAGGTGCAGACCGAGGACATCCGGGCCTGGTATTCGACCTTCCTGTCCGCGCTCGGGGCGGCCGGCCACGACACCCGCGACGCAATACCGGAACTCTGA
- a CDS encoding cytochrome c produces the protein MRNAIAAATMLGLCLGPAPAVADQAADQTADQVADGKALAEEHCSRCHVVGDFNKFGGIGSTPSFQLLVDAFDDWAERFETFQARRPHPSFVRVAGYPYPDPDVFPPNAAPVEIELDDIAAIRAFAETLRKQ, from the coding sequence ATGCGAAACGCCATCGCCGCTGCGACGATGCTCGGTCTTTGCCTCGGCCCGGCCCCGGCCGTGGCCGATCAGGCGGCGGATCAGACGGCCGATCAGGTCGCGGACGGAAAGGCACTGGCCGAGGAGCACTGCTCCCGCTGCCACGTGGTCGGCGACTTCAACAAGTTCGGCGGCATCGGCTCGACGCCATCGTTCCAGCTTCTGGTCGATGCCTTCGACGACTGGGCGGAACGGTTCGAAACCTTCCAGGCGCGGCGGCCGCACCCCTCGTTCGTGCGAGTGGCCGGCTATCCCTATCCCGATCCCGACGTGTTTCCGCCGAACGCGGCGCCGGTCGAGATCGAGCTCGACGACATTGCCGCCATTCGGGCCTTCGCCGAGACGCTCAGGAAACAGTGA
- a CDS encoding aldehyde dehydrogenase family protein produces MAERHDNLIDGEWVKGSEYAPNLNPSDLSDVVGDYARATAGEAQAAIAAARDAFHGWSRSTPQQRFEILDAAGSRILAEKERLGTLLSREEGKTLPEGIGEAARAGQVFKFFAGEALRLGGEVIPSVRPGVGVEITREGVGVVGLITPWNFPIAIPAWKIAPALAYGNTVVFKPADLVPGCAHAIAEILDDAGIPAGVFNLVMGRGSVVGEAMVGSPDVDAISFTGSVPTGRRIALACAESGKKVQMEMGGKNPLVVLDDADLDTAVSCALNGAFFSTGQRCTASSRLIVTEKIHDRFVEVMTDKVKTLKVDNALKPHTEIGPVVDQSQLDQDMRYIALAREEGCEVIGGERLNRDAEGFYLSPALLLGADNAMRTSREEIFGPVASVIKVSGYDEALTVANDTEFGLSSGICTASLKHASDFKRNSQAGMVMVNLPTAGVDYHVPFGGRKGSSYGPREQGAYAREFYTTVKTAYTLA; encoded by the coding sequence ATGGCGGAACGGCACGACAATCTGATCGACGGGGAATGGGTGAAGGGCAGCGAGTACGCGCCCAACCTCAACCCGTCCGACCTCTCCGATGTCGTCGGCGACTATGCGCGCGCCACGGCGGGCGAGGCGCAGGCTGCCATCGCCGCGGCCCGGGACGCTTTCCATGGCTGGTCGCGGTCGACGCCGCAGCAGCGTTTCGAGATCCTCGACGCCGCCGGCTCCCGCATCCTCGCCGAGAAGGAGCGTCTCGGCACGCTGCTGTCGCGCGAGGAGGGCAAGACCCTGCCCGAAGGCATCGGCGAAGCGGCCCGGGCCGGACAGGTCTTCAAGTTCTTCGCCGGCGAGGCGCTCAGGCTCGGCGGCGAGGTGATCCCCTCTGTGCGCCCCGGCGTCGGCGTCGAGATCACGCGCGAGGGCGTCGGCGTCGTCGGCCTGATCACGCCCTGGAACTTCCCGATCGCCATCCCCGCCTGGAAGATCGCGCCCGCGCTCGCCTACGGCAACACCGTGGTCTTCAAGCCGGCGGATCTGGTTCCCGGATGCGCCCATGCGATCGCCGAGATCCTCGACGATGCCGGCATTCCCGCCGGCGTCTTCAACCTTGTCATGGGCCGCGGCTCCGTCGTCGGCGAGGCGATGGTCGGCTCGCCCGATGTCGATGCCATCTCCTTCACCGGGTCGGTCCCCACGGGCAGGCGCATCGCGCTCGCGTGCGCGGAATCCGGCAAGAAGGTGCAGATGGAAATGGGCGGCAAGAACCCGCTCGTGGTCCTGGACGACGCCGATCTCGACACCGCCGTCTCCTGTGCTCTCAACGGCGCGTTCTTCTCCACGGGCCAGCGCTGTACCGCGTCCTCGCGTCTGATCGTGACCGAGAAGATCCACGATCGCTTCGTCGAGGTGATGACCGACAAGGTGAAGACCCTGAAGGTCGACAACGCGCTCAAGCCGCACACCGAGATCGGTCCGGTCGTCGACCAGTCGCAGCTCGATCAGGACATGCGCTACATCGCGCTCGCCAGGGAAGAGGGCTGCGAGGTGATCGGCGGCGAACGGCTCAATCGCGATGCCGAGGGCTTCTACCTGTCGCCGGCGCTGCTCCTCGGCGCCGACAACGCGATGCGCACCAGCCGCGAGGAGATCTTCGGTCCCGTCGCCAGCGTCATCAAGGTCTCCGGCTACGACGAGGCGCTCACCGTCGCCAACGATACCGAATTCGGCCTGTCGTCGGGCATTTGCACGGCGTCGCTGAAGCACGCGTCCGACTTCAAGCGCAATTCGCAGGCCGGCATGGTGATGGTCAACCTGCCGACCGCTGGCGTCGACTATCACGTGCCCTTTGGCGGCCGTAAGGGGTCTTCGTACGGTCCGCGCGAGCAGGGCGCCTATGCGCGCGAGTTCTACACCACGGTCAAGACCGCCTACACGCTGGCCTGA
- a CDS encoding DUF3305 domain-containing protein has protein sequence MEKTATIQVGIVVERRESDSRWIDATWKPVSILVGAPPVEGWRELASGERWRRYHAATVPLELHRTDAESYKYNLSTRSPSVFVVMTPTGGERPWRVLLATASAYEGESYLTSDEVMVEAVPMPPEVAAWVRDFAEAHFDPEPFRKRKRDRPPALEEAKFGKEPIFTRRPAATPPRKDRGKETDG, from the coding sequence TTGGAAAAAACGGCAACAATTCAGGTTGGCATCGTGGTCGAGCGGCGGGAGTCGGACAGCCGCTGGATCGATGCGACCTGGAAACCGGTTTCGATCCTCGTCGGGGCGCCGCCGGTCGAGGGCTGGCGCGAACTGGCCTCCGGCGAACGATGGCGCCGCTACCATGCCGCGACCGTGCCGCTCGAACTGCACCGCACCGATGCCGAATCCTACAAGTACAACCTGTCGACCAGATCGCCGTCGGTGTTCGTCGTCATGACACCGACCGGTGGCGAGAGGCCGTGGCGGGTCCTGCTGGCGACCGCGTCGGCCTACGAGGGCGAATCCTATCTCACCTCCGACGAGGTCATGGTCGAGGCCGTGCCGATGCCGCCCGAGGTCGCCGCCTGGGTGCGAGACTTCGCGGAGGCGCATTTCGATCCGGAGCCCTTCAGGAAGCGCAAGCGCGACAGGCCGCCGGCGCTGGAGGAGGCCAAGTTCGGCAAGGAGCCGATCTTCACCCGCCGGCCGGCCGCGACGCCGCCGCGAAAGGACAGGGGGAAGGAAACGGATGGCTGA
- a CDS encoding glycoside hydrolase family 15 protein has product MSGLDLGVIGNCAIGALVDSNARIVWSCLPRFDGDPVFHALLGSPDGNDPATGAFTIELEGFTRAEQAYEPNTAILRTRLYGNNGDALEVTDFVPRFRARGRMFRPTMIVRRLRPLAGRPRVTFRIRPRFDWGASAPAVTHGSNHIRYVGSGLVIRLTTNAPVAYVLAETSFVVDEPTSFLLGPDETASDSVDTLARSFEEQTAVYWREWSRRLAVPLEWQDAVIRAAISLKLCTFEETGAIVAAMTTSVPEAADSGRNWDYRYCWLRDAFFVVRALNSLAEVETMETYLRYLSNIVREMDGGHMQPVYGIGREAHLVERTVDHLPGYRGMGPVRVGNQAYEHFQHDVYGNVILGAAQAFFDERLFRPATLDDFRLLERVGERAFALHAEPDAGMWELRTRARVHTSSALMCWAACDRLAKIARRFGEDDRAETWSERAGEIRATILERAWNPELGSFVESFEGSNIDASLLLMAEVGFVAPDDQRFVATVDRIGRELRRGNHLHRYSAPDDFGRPHTAFNICTFWYIDALARIGRTEEAREIFETMLDARNHLGLLSEDIDPQTRELWGNYPQTYSMVGIINGAMRLSRRWDTTI; this is encoded by the coding sequence GTGAGCGGACTGGATCTCGGCGTCATCGGAAACTGCGCGATCGGCGCGCTGGTCGACAGCAACGCACGGATCGTGTGGTCGTGCCTGCCGCGCTTCGACGGGGACCCGGTGTTCCACGCCCTGCTGGGCAGTCCGGACGGGAACGATCCCGCTACCGGCGCGTTCACGATCGAACTCGAGGGCTTCACCCGCGCCGAGCAGGCCTACGAGCCCAATACCGCGATCCTGCGGACCCGGCTCTACGGCAACAACGGCGACGCGCTGGAAGTCACCGACTTCGTGCCGCGGTTTCGCGCCCGCGGTCGCATGTTCCGCCCCACCATGATCGTCCGCCGGCTGCGTCCGCTCGCCGGCCGGCCTCGGGTGACATTCCGCATCAGGCCGCGGTTCGACTGGGGGGCGAGCGCGCCGGCCGTGACGCACGGCTCCAACCACATCCGCTATGTCGGCTCGGGCCTCGTCATCCGGCTGACCACCAACGCGCCGGTCGCCTATGTGCTGGCCGAGACCTCCTTCGTCGTCGACGAGCCGACCAGCTTTCTTCTGGGCCCCGACGAGACGGCGAGCGACAGCGTCGATACGCTGGCCCGCAGCTTCGAGGAACAGACCGCGGTCTACTGGCGTGAATGGTCGCGCCGCCTCGCCGTGCCGCTGGAGTGGCAGGACGCCGTGATCCGCGCGGCGATCTCCCTGAAGCTGTGCACGTTCGAGGAGACCGGCGCCATCGTCGCGGCGATGACGACCAGCGTGCCGGAGGCCGCCGACAGCGGGCGCAACTGGGACTACCGCTATTGTTGGCTGCGCGATGCCTTCTTCGTGGTCCGCGCGCTCAACAGTCTCGCCGAAGTCGAGACGATGGAGACCTATCTGCGCTATCTCTCCAACATCGTCCGCGAGATGGACGGCGGGCACATGCAGCCGGTCTACGGAATCGGCCGCGAGGCGCATCTGGTCGAGCGTACCGTCGACCATCTGCCGGGCTATCGCGGCATGGGGCCGGTGCGCGTCGGCAACCAGGCCTACGAGCACTTCCAGCATGATGTTTACGGCAACGTCATCCTGGGTGCCGCGCAGGCGTTTTTCGACGAGCGTCTGTTCCGCCCGGCCACGCTGGACGACTTCCGGCTGCTCGAGCGCGTCGGCGAGCGCGCCTTCGCGCTCCACGCCGAGCCGGATGCCGGCATGTGGGAATTGCGCACCCGCGCCCGCGTTCACACTTCCTCGGCGCTGATGTGCTGGGCGGCCTGCGACCGGCTCGCCAAGATCGCCCGCCGCTTCGGCGAGGATGACCGGGCGGAGACCTGGAGCGAGCGCGCCGGCGAGATCCGCGCGACGATACTGGAGCGGGCCTGGAACCCGGAACTCGGGTCGTTCGTCGAGAGCTTCGAAGGCTCCAACATAGACGCGAGCTTGTTGCTCATGGCCGAGGTCGGATTCGTCGCCCCCGACGACCAGAGGTTCGTCGCGACTGTCGATCGCATCGGCCGCGAGCTCAGGCGCGGCAACCACCTCCACCGCTATTCGGCGCCCGACGACTTCGGACGGCCGCATACGGCATTCAATATCTGCACCTTCTGGTACATTGACGCCCTGGCACGGATCGGGCGCACCGAGGAGGCCCGCGAGATATTCGAGACCATGCTGGACGCGCGCAATCATCTTGGCCTTCTTTCGGAGGACATCGACCCCCAGACCAGGGAACTGTGGGGCAACTACCCGCAGACCTATTCGATGGTCGGCATCATCAACGGCGCCATGCGCCTTAGCCGGAGGTGGGATACGACGATATGA
- a CDS encoding L,D-transpeptidase: MKWRLLSLLGIVASLVIGPVGGAQAEIDPLTGKRLQSGGVWAYTPIPRKVVSYDKKYSPGTIVVDTPERRLYLVLDDGKAIRYGIGVGREGFQFSGTYNLSRKAEWPDWRPPADMRARQPYLPTFMPGGPSNPLGARALYVGSTLYRIHGTNQNWSIGRDFSSGCIRMLNEDVIDLYNRVNIGARIVVLQ, translated from the coding sequence ATGAAATGGCGGTTGCTCTCTCTGCTTGGTATCGTGGCGTCTTTGGTTATCGGTCCGGTCGGCGGCGCCCAGGCTGAAATCGATCCGCTCACCGGCAAGCGTCTGCAAAGCGGCGGCGTGTGGGCCTATACGCCCATCCCGCGCAAGGTCGTGAGCTACGACAAGAAATACTCCCCCGGAACCATCGTCGTGGATACGCCGGAACGGCGCCTCTACCTGGTTCTCGACGACGGCAAGGCGATCCGCTACGGCATCGGCGTCGGGCGCGAGGGCTTCCAGTTCTCCGGCACCTACAACCTCAGCCGCAAGGCCGAATGGCCGGACTGGCGGCCGCCGGCGGACATGCGCGCCCGCCAGCCGTACCTGCCGACGTTCATGCCGGGCGGCCCCAGCAACCCGCTCGGTGCGCGCGCCCTGTATGTCGGCTCCACGCTCTACCGGATCCACGGCACCAATCAGAACTGGAGCATCGGTCGCGATTTCTCGTCCGGCTGCATCCGGATGCTCAACGAGGACGTCATCGACCTCTACAACCGTGTGAATATCGGCGCGCGCATCGTCGTGCTGCAATAG